Proteins from a single region of Paramormyrops kingsleyae isolate MSU_618 chromosome 9, PKINGS_0.4, whole genome shotgun sequence:
- the LOC111845788 gene encoding guanylate-binding protein 1-like isoform X1, which translates to MESPMCLIENAGTLRVVPEAMSYLMGVSQPVVVVAIVGLYRTGKSYLMNKLAGKQKGFALGATIQSKTKGIWMWCVPHPDKKDHTLVLLDTEGLGDVEKGDQKNDAWIFALSILLSSTLVYNSRGTIDNQAVENLQYVTELTERIKVKSPASASSAEDDDDEADAQFVQFFPSFVWAVRDFTLLLEIDGKKVNDAEYLEHALALKKGRDRKTVDYNLPRECIRNYFPARRCFVFETPAAPDKMAHLESMEESQLSSSFKAVSLMFCNYIYQESPVKRVKGGLPVTGRMLGHLAKTYVETIASGGVPCLENAVVALAQIENEAAVREGLQVYRNGMKEVTVPVGIEEMSQHHRHWDSQAIKAFSSRSFKDEKGEYMKKLLEAINEAYADLLTENEEASEELCRQLLSQLSQPMATKLENGSYAKPGGYELYCVDRQALLDEYNRKPNKGVKAEEVLENFLKEKSAESTSVMQADKQLTEKEKKIHEEELRSLKLEQEKRTKTQERQIAEQMLEEQSLRHQETMHHLKEKMKREAAEAQQEMELALQSKLQEQNELMATGFKAKEAAMQEEIQRLQVGINEAKQRQEMDLMGKVEDFMTVISTGLNTYYGYKKTCEERKLLEQKHQMSTMGAKTPRQDTNPTKNGSGSSDQNKSAQGVSTPSQKDGSSGNPDVSWDSQATSQTEGHPIS; encoded by the exons ATGGAGTCCCCAATGTGTTTGATCGAAAACGCCGGGACCTTGCGAGTCGTCCCAGAAGCAATGTCTTATCTTATGGGGGTCAGTCAGCCCGTCGTGGTTGTGGCCATAGTGGGATTGTACCGTACTGGCAAGTCCTACCTGATGAACAAACTGGCAGGAAAGCAGAAAG GATTTGCCCTGGGAGCCACCATACAATCCAAAACTAAGGGCATCTGGATGTGGTGTGTACCTCACCCCGATAAAAAGGACCACACTCTGGTGCTCCTTGACACTGAGGGGCTGGGCGACGTGGAGAAG GGAGACCAAAAGAATGATGCCTGGATCTTCGCTCTATCCATTCTTTTGAGCAGCACTCTGGTCTACAACAGCAGAGGAACCATAGACAACCAAGCAGTGGAAAACTTACA ATATGTCACAGAGCTGACAGAGCGGATCAAGGTGAAATCGCCCGCCAGTGCTTCATCTGCTGAGGATGATGACGATGAGGCAGATGCCCAGTTTGTGCAGTTCTTCCCCAGTTTTGTATGGGCTGTGCGGGATTTCACTTTGTTGCTGGAAATTGATGGAAAGAAAGTAAATGATGCAGAGTATCTGGAACATGCTCTTGCCCTTAAAAAAG GAAGGGACAGAAAGACAGTTGACTACAACCTCCCTCGAGAGTGCATTCGGAATTATTTCCCAGCAAGGAGATGCTTTGTGTTTGAAACGCCGGCTGCTCCAGATAAAATGGCCCACCTTGAGTCCATGGAAGAAAGTCAGCTCAGTTCATCATTTAAAGCTGTTTCTCTTATGTTCTGCAACTACATCTACCAGGAAAGTCCAGTAAAAAGAGTGAAAGGTGGACTTCCAGTCACAGGAAGGA TGCTTGGCCACTTGGCAAAGACCTATGTGGAGACCATTGCTAGTGGTGGTGTTCCCTGTCTGGAGAATGCTGTGGTGGCCCTGGCCCAGATTGAAAACGAGGCAGCTGTTCGGGAAGGATTGCAGGTGTACAGAAATGGCATGAAGGAGGTCACCGTCCCAGTAGGCATTGAAGAGATGTCCCAGCACCACAGACACTGGGATTCCCAGGCCATCAAAGCATTCTCAAGCCGATCCTTTAAGGATGAGAAGGGAGAATACATGAAAAAACTACTG GAAGCCATCAATGAAGCTTATGCTGATCTTCTTACTGAAAACGAGGAAGCCTCAGAAGAACTTTGCAGACAGCTGCTTTCACAGCTTTCTCAGCCAATGGCCACGAAACTGGAGAACGGGTCCTATGCTAAACCTGGTGGGTATGAGCTTTATTGTGTGGACCGCCAAGCCTTACTGGATGAATACAACAGAAAGCCCAACAAAGGAGTCAAG GCAGAAGAAGTCCTGGAGAACTTTCTAAAGGAAAAGAGTGCAGAATCTACCTCAGTCATGCAGGCTGATAAACAACTCACTGAGAAGGAGAAGAAAATCCATG AGGAGGAGCTGAGATCTCTCAAGTTGGAGCAGGAGAAGAGAACGAAAACTCAAGAACGTCAGATAGCAGAACAAATGCTTGAGGAGCAAAGTTTACGTCACCAGGAAACCATGCATCATCTGAAG gaaaaaatgaaaCGTGAGGCAGCTGAAGCTCAGCAAGAAATGGAGCTTGCTCTGCAGAGTAAGCTTCAGGAGCAGAATGAGCTCATGGCTACAGGCTTCAAAGCCAAGGAAGCAGCCATGCAAGAGGAGATTCAGAGGCTGCAAGTGGGGATCAACGAGGCCAAGCAGAGACAGGAAATGGATTTGATGGGAAAGGTCGAAGACTTCATGACTGTCATCTCCACTGGCTTAAACACTTACTACGGTTACAAAAAAACCTGTGAAGAGCGCAAACTGCTGGAACAGAAGCATCAAATGAGCACTATGGGAGCAAAGACCCCAAGGCAGGACACAAACCCCACAAAGAACGGGTCGGGGTCATCTGACCAAAATAAGTCAGCCCAAGGGGTGTCGACACCGAGCCAGAAAGATG GGTCTTCGGGAAACCCGGACGTATCCTGGGACTCCCAAGCGACCTCACAGACTGAAGGTCACCCCATATCATAA
- the LOC111845788 gene encoding guanylate-binding protein 1-like isoform X3 — MESPMCLIENAGTLRVVPEAMSYLMGVSQPVVVVAIVGLYRTGKSYLMNKLAGKQKGFALGATIQSKTKGIWMWCVPHPDKKDHTLVLLDTEGLGDVEKGDQKNDAWIFALSILLSSTLVYNSRGTIDNQAVENLQYVTELTERIKVKSPASASSAEDDDDEADAQFVQFFPSFVWAVRDFTLLLEIDGKKVNDAEYLEHALALKKGRDRKTVDYNLPRECIRNYFPARRCFVFETPAAPDKMAHLESMEESQLSSSFKAVSLMFCNYIYQESPVKRVKGGLPVTGRMLGHLAKTYVETIASGGVPCLENAVVALAQIENEAAVREGLQVYRNGMKEVTVPVGIEEMSQHHRHWDSQAIKAFSSRSFKDEKGEYMKKLLEAINEAYADLLTENEEASEELCRQLLSQLSQPMATKLENGSYAKPGGYELYCVDRQALLDEYNRKPNKGVKAEEVLENFLKEKSAESTSVMQADKQLTEKEKKIHEERERAALLAQQTKAEEEKRLEMEKTLEDERKSHEKALQMLREKMEDELACQKKETEMAIDCKLKEQRDLMEKGFKEKAEVMKQEIDNLKAEKDKQNNSGNWFTNYLLPIADRALQAGSTILQFKLLKKSFK, encoded by the exons ATGGAGTCCCCAATGTGTTTGATCGAAAACGCCGGGACCTTGCGAGTCGTCCCAGAAGCAATGTCTTATCTTATGGGGGTCAGTCAGCCCGTCGTGGTTGTGGCCATAGTGGGATTGTACCGTACTGGCAAGTCCTACCTGATGAACAAACTGGCAGGAAAGCAGAAAG GATTTGCCCTGGGAGCCACCATACAATCCAAAACTAAGGGCATCTGGATGTGGTGTGTACCTCACCCCGATAAAAAGGACCACACTCTGGTGCTCCTTGACACTGAGGGGCTGGGCGACGTGGAGAAG GGAGACCAAAAGAATGATGCCTGGATCTTCGCTCTATCCATTCTTTTGAGCAGCACTCTGGTCTACAACAGCAGAGGAACCATAGACAACCAAGCAGTGGAAAACTTACA ATATGTCACAGAGCTGACAGAGCGGATCAAGGTGAAATCGCCCGCCAGTGCTTCATCTGCTGAGGATGATGACGATGAGGCAGATGCCCAGTTTGTGCAGTTCTTCCCCAGTTTTGTATGGGCTGTGCGGGATTTCACTTTGTTGCTGGAAATTGATGGAAAGAAAGTAAATGATGCAGAGTATCTGGAACATGCTCTTGCCCTTAAAAAAG GAAGGGACAGAAAGACAGTTGACTACAACCTCCCTCGAGAGTGCATTCGGAATTATTTCCCAGCAAGGAGATGCTTTGTGTTTGAAACGCCGGCTGCTCCAGATAAAATGGCCCACCTTGAGTCCATGGAAGAAAGTCAGCTCAGTTCATCATTTAAAGCTGTTTCTCTTATGTTCTGCAACTACATCTACCAGGAAAGTCCAGTAAAAAGAGTGAAAGGTGGACTTCCAGTCACAGGAAGGA TGCTTGGCCACTTGGCAAAGACCTATGTGGAGACCATTGCTAGTGGTGGTGTTCCCTGTCTGGAGAATGCTGTGGTGGCCCTGGCCCAGATTGAAAACGAGGCAGCTGTTCGGGAAGGATTGCAGGTGTACAGAAATGGCATGAAGGAGGTCACCGTCCCAGTAGGCATTGAAGAGATGTCCCAGCACCACAGACACTGGGATTCCCAGGCCATCAAAGCATTCTCAAGCCGATCCTTTAAGGATGAGAAGGGAGAATACATGAAAAAACTACTG GAAGCCATCAATGAAGCTTATGCTGATCTTCTTACTGAAAACGAGGAAGCCTCAGAAGAACTTTGCAGACAGCTGCTTTCACAGCTTTCTCAGCCAATGGCCACGAAACTGGAGAACGGGTCCTATGCTAAACCTGGTGGGTATGAGCTTTATTGTGTGGACCGCCAAGCCTTACTGGATGAATACAACAGAAAGCCCAACAAAGGAGTCAAG GCAGAAGAAGTCCTGGAGAACTTTCTAAAGGAAAAGAGTGCAGAATCTACCTCAGTCATGCAGGCTGATAAACAACTCACTGAGAAGGAGAAGAAAATCCATG aggaaagagagagagctgcACTTCTGGCTCAGCAGACAAAAGCTGAAGAGGAGAAACGTTTAGAGATGGAGAAGACCCTCGAGGATGAACGCAAAAGCCATGAGAAGGCACTTCAGATGCTTAGAGAGAAAATGGAGGATGAATTAGCCTGCCAAAAGAAGGAGACAGAAATGGCCATTGATTGCAAACTTAAAGAGCAGAGGGATCTTATGGAGAAAGGCTTTAAGGAGAAGGCAGAAGTAATGAAACAAGAAATTGACAACCTGAAAGCAGagaaagacaaacaaaacaacTCTGGCAACTGGTTTACAAATTATCTCTTGCCAATTGCTGATAGAGCCCTCCAGGCAGGCAGCACTATCTTACAGTTCAAGTTATTGAAGAAATCTTTTAAGTAA
- the LOC111845788 gene encoding guanylate-binding protein 1-like isoform X2 gives MESPMCLIENAGTLRVVPEAMSYLMGVSQPVVVVAIVGLYRTGKSYLMNKLAGKQKGFALGATIQSKTKGIWMWCVPHPDKKDHTLVLLDTEGLGDVEKGDQKNDAWIFALSILLSSTLVYNSRGTIDNQAVENLQYVTELTERIKVKSPASASSAEDDDDEADAQFVQFFPSFVWAVRDFTLLLEIDGKKVNDAEYLEHALALKKGRDRKTVDYNLPRECIRNYFPARRCFVFETPAAPDKMAHLESMEESQLSSSFKAVSLMFCNYIYQESPVKRVKGGLPVTGRMLGHLAKTYVETIASGGVPCLENAVVALAQIENEAAVREGLQVYRNGMKEVTVPVGIEEMSQHHRHWDSQAIKAFSSRSFKDEKGEYMKKLLEAINEAYADLLTENEEASEELCRQLLSQLSQPMATKLENGSYAKPGGYELYCVDRQALLDEYNRKPNKGVKAEEVLENFLKEKSAESTSVMQADKQLTEKEKKIHEEELRSLKLEQEKRTKTQERQIAEQMLEEQSLRHQETMHHLKEKMKREAAEAQQEMELALQSKLQEQNELMATGFKAKEAAMQEEIQRLQVGINEAKQRQEMDLMGKVEDFMTVISTGLNTYYGYKKTCEERKLLEQKHQMSTMGAKTPRQDTNPTKNGSGSSDQNKSAQGVSTPSQKDGTSV, from the exons ATGGAGTCCCCAATGTGTTTGATCGAAAACGCCGGGACCTTGCGAGTCGTCCCAGAAGCAATGTCTTATCTTATGGGGGTCAGTCAGCCCGTCGTGGTTGTGGCCATAGTGGGATTGTACCGTACTGGCAAGTCCTACCTGATGAACAAACTGGCAGGAAAGCAGAAAG GATTTGCCCTGGGAGCCACCATACAATCCAAAACTAAGGGCATCTGGATGTGGTGTGTACCTCACCCCGATAAAAAGGACCACACTCTGGTGCTCCTTGACACTGAGGGGCTGGGCGACGTGGAGAAG GGAGACCAAAAGAATGATGCCTGGATCTTCGCTCTATCCATTCTTTTGAGCAGCACTCTGGTCTACAACAGCAGAGGAACCATAGACAACCAAGCAGTGGAAAACTTACA ATATGTCACAGAGCTGACAGAGCGGATCAAGGTGAAATCGCCCGCCAGTGCTTCATCTGCTGAGGATGATGACGATGAGGCAGATGCCCAGTTTGTGCAGTTCTTCCCCAGTTTTGTATGGGCTGTGCGGGATTTCACTTTGTTGCTGGAAATTGATGGAAAGAAAGTAAATGATGCAGAGTATCTGGAACATGCTCTTGCCCTTAAAAAAG GAAGGGACAGAAAGACAGTTGACTACAACCTCCCTCGAGAGTGCATTCGGAATTATTTCCCAGCAAGGAGATGCTTTGTGTTTGAAACGCCGGCTGCTCCAGATAAAATGGCCCACCTTGAGTCCATGGAAGAAAGTCAGCTCAGTTCATCATTTAAAGCTGTTTCTCTTATGTTCTGCAACTACATCTACCAGGAAAGTCCAGTAAAAAGAGTGAAAGGTGGACTTCCAGTCACAGGAAGGA TGCTTGGCCACTTGGCAAAGACCTATGTGGAGACCATTGCTAGTGGTGGTGTTCCCTGTCTGGAGAATGCTGTGGTGGCCCTGGCCCAGATTGAAAACGAGGCAGCTGTTCGGGAAGGATTGCAGGTGTACAGAAATGGCATGAAGGAGGTCACCGTCCCAGTAGGCATTGAAGAGATGTCCCAGCACCACAGACACTGGGATTCCCAGGCCATCAAAGCATTCTCAAGCCGATCCTTTAAGGATGAGAAGGGAGAATACATGAAAAAACTACTG GAAGCCATCAATGAAGCTTATGCTGATCTTCTTACTGAAAACGAGGAAGCCTCAGAAGAACTTTGCAGACAGCTGCTTTCACAGCTTTCTCAGCCAATGGCCACGAAACTGGAGAACGGGTCCTATGCTAAACCTGGTGGGTATGAGCTTTATTGTGTGGACCGCCAAGCCTTACTGGATGAATACAACAGAAAGCCCAACAAAGGAGTCAAG GCAGAAGAAGTCCTGGAGAACTTTCTAAAGGAAAAGAGTGCAGAATCTACCTCAGTCATGCAGGCTGATAAACAACTCACTGAGAAGGAGAAGAAAATCCATG AGGAGGAGCTGAGATCTCTCAAGTTGGAGCAGGAGAAGAGAACGAAAACTCAAGAACGTCAGATAGCAGAACAAATGCTTGAGGAGCAAAGTTTACGTCACCAGGAAACCATGCATCATCTGAAG gaaaaaatgaaaCGTGAGGCAGCTGAAGCTCAGCAAGAAATGGAGCTTGCTCTGCAGAGTAAGCTTCAGGAGCAGAATGAGCTCATGGCTACAGGCTTCAAAGCCAAGGAAGCAGCCATGCAAGAGGAGATTCAGAGGCTGCAAGTGGGGATCAACGAGGCCAAGCAGAGACAGGAAATGGATTTGATGGGAAAGGTCGAAGACTTCATGACTGTCATCTCCACTGGCTTAAACACTTACTACGGTTACAAAAAAACCTGTGAAGAGCGCAAACTGCTGGAACAGAAGCATCAAATGAGCACTATGGGAGCAAAGACCCCAAGGCAGGACACAAACCCCACAAAGAACGGGTCGGGGTCATCTGACCAAAATAAGTCAGCCCAAGGGGTGTCGACACCGAGCCAGAAAGATGGTACTTCTGTGTGA
- the LOC111845788 gene encoding guanylate-binding protein 1-like isoform X4: protein MESPMCLIENAGTLRVVPEAMSYLMGVSQPVVVVAIVGLYRTGKSYLMNKLAGKQKGFALGATIQSKTKGIWMWCVPHPDKKDHTLVLLDTEGLGDVEKGDQKNDAWIFALSILLSSTLVYNSRGTIDNQAVENLQYVTELTERIKVKSPASASSAEDDDDEADAQFVQFFPSFVWAVRDFTLLLEIDGKKVNDAEYLEHALALKKGRDRKTVDYNLPRECIRNYFPARRCFVFETPAAPDKMAHLESMEESQLSSSFKAVSLMFCNYIYQESPVKRVKGGLPVTGRMLGHLAKTYVETIASGGVPCLENAVVALAQIENEAAVREGLQVYRNGMKEVTVPVGIEEMSQHHRHWDSQAIKAFSSRSFKDEKGEYMKKLLEAINEAYADLLTENEEASEELCRQLLSQLSQPMATKLENGSYAKPGGYELYCVDRQALLDEYNRKPNKGVKAEEVLENFLKEKSAESTSVMQADKQLTEKEKKIHGWISSILEAVIPSSCLYCNRGGAEISQVGAGEENENSRTSDSRTNA, encoded by the exons ATGGAGTCCCCAATGTGTTTGATCGAAAACGCCGGGACCTTGCGAGTCGTCCCAGAAGCAATGTCTTATCTTATGGGGGTCAGTCAGCCCGTCGTGGTTGTGGCCATAGTGGGATTGTACCGTACTGGCAAGTCCTACCTGATGAACAAACTGGCAGGAAAGCAGAAAG GATTTGCCCTGGGAGCCACCATACAATCCAAAACTAAGGGCATCTGGATGTGGTGTGTACCTCACCCCGATAAAAAGGACCACACTCTGGTGCTCCTTGACACTGAGGGGCTGGGCGACGTGGAGAAG GGAGACCAAAAGAATGATGCCTGGATCTTCGCTCTATCCATTCTTTTGAGCAGCACTCTGGTCTACAACAGCAGAGGAACCATAGACAACCAAGCAGTGGAAAACTTACA ATATGTCACAGAGCTGACAGAGCGGATCAAGGTGAAATCGCCCGCCAGTGCTTCATCTGCTGAGGATGATGACGATGAGGCAGATGCCCAGTTTGTGCAGTTCTTCCCCAGTTTTGTATGGGCTGTGCGGGATTTCACTTTGTTGCTGGAAATTGATGGAAAGAAAGTAAATGATGCAGAGTATCTGGAACATGCTCTTGCCCTTAAAAAAG GAAGGGACAGAAAGACAGTTGACTACAACCTCCCTCGAGAGTGCATTCGGAATTATTTCCCAGCAAGGAGATGCTTTGTGTTTGAAACGCCGGCTGCTCCAGATAAAATGGCCCACCTTGAGTCCATGGAAGAAAGTCAGCTCAGTTCATCATTTAAAGCTGTTTCTCTTATGTTCTGCAACTACATCTACCAGGAAAGTCCAGTAAAAAGAGTGAAAGGTGGACTTCCAGTCACAGGAAGGA TGCTTGGCCACTTGGCAAAGACCTATGTGGAGACCATTGCTAGTGGTGGTGTTCCCTGTCTGGAGAATGCTGTGGTGGCCCTGGCCCAGATTGAAAACGAGGCAGCTGTTCGGGAAGGATTGCAGGTGTACAGAAATGGCATGAAGGAGGTCACCGTCCCAGTAGGCATTGAAGAGATGTCCCAGCACCACAGACACTGGGATTCCCAGGCCATCAAAGCATTCTCAAGCCGATCCTTTAAGGATGAGAAGGGAGAATACATGAAAAAACTACTG GAAGCCATCAATGAAGCTTATGCTGATCTTCTTACTGAAAACGAGGAAGCCTCAGAAGAACTTTGCAGACAGCTGCTTTCACAGCTTTCTCAGCCAATGGCCACGAAACTGGAGAACGGGTCCTATGCTAAACCTGGTGGGTATGAGCTTTATTGTGTGGACCGCCAAGCCTTACTGGATGAATACAACAGAAAGCCCAACAAAGGAGTCAAG GCAGAAGAAGTCCTGGAGAACTTTCTAAAGGAAAAGAGTGCAGAATCTACCTCAGTCATGCAGGCTGATAAACAACTCACTGAGAAGGAGAAGAAAATCCATG GATGGATTTCTTCCATTCTAGAGGCAGTCATTCCCAGTTCTTGTCTGTATTGTAACAGAGGAGGAGCTGAGATCTCTCAAGTTGGAGCAGGAGAAGAGAACGAAAACTCAAGAACGTCAGATAGCAGAACAAATGCTTGA
- the LOC111845814 gene encoding hyaluronan synthase 1-like: MQVKPALQKAVTVFRIVITHFFSILVLAVMVWAYVKGFKLSSSLFNIVSFGFYGLVLTFHIFIQSLFAFVEHRRMNARHEPCSYRKTIGLTISAYQEDPAYLRECLNSIRALAYPPELLKIIMVVDGNTEDDRYMMEMFREVFADENPACYVWDNNYHAWDPNKQTNSLPAGDAGMEIRGEDPQRNVVEDLINSKRCVCIMQKWGGKREVMYTAFKALGTSVDYVQVCDSDTKLDPLATVELCKVLESNEKYGAVGGDVMILNLKDSYISFMSSLRYWIAFNVERSCQSFFNCVSCISGPLGLYRNDLLQKFLESWYNQKFLGSHCTFGDDRHLTNRMLSLGYATKYTARSKCYTETPAQFLRWLNQQTRWTKSYFREWLFNAMWWHKHNLWMTYESIVAGVFPFFVTGTVIKLFWTGTIWNIVWVLCCIQIIGLVKAVYACFLRRSVVMIFMSLYSVLYMTSLLPTKYFAILTMTKSTWGTSGRRKIVGNYIPLIPLSLWAVILLSGLGYSIYHETTRNWKSEKKQMEIKFLIYGSAAYICYWIFMIFLYFAWIRKLFRRRSQSYNVSV, from the exons ATGCAAGTTAAACCTGCACTACAGAAAGCTGTCACGGTTTTCCGGATTGTGATCACCCACTTTTTTTCCATTCTGGTTCTGGCAGTGATGGTGTGGGCTTATGTCAAGGGATTCAAGCTGTCTAGTTCTTTGTTCAACATTGTCTCCTTTGGCTTCTATGGTCTCGTCCTCACCTTCCATATCTTCATCCAGAGTCTTTTTGCCTTTGTGGAGCACCGACGTATGAATGCACGGCATGAACCTTGTAGCTACAGGAAAACTATTGGCCTCACTATCTCCGCCTACCAGGAAGACCCTGCCTATCTGAGAGAGTGTCTTAATTCCATACGTGCTCTTGCATATCCACCTGAGCTCCTGAAGATCATCATGGTCGTGGATGGCAACACAGAAGATGACCGCTACATGATGGAAATGTTCAGGGAGGTGTTTGCTGATGAGAATCCTGCCTGCTATGTGTGGGACAACAATTATCACGCATGGGACCCCAACAAGCAGACCAACAGTTTGCCAGCAGGGGATGCTGGCATGGAAATTAGAGGGGAAGATCCTCAGAGAAACGTGGTGGAAGATTTGATCAATAGCaaaaggtgtgtgtgtataatgcaAAAGTGGGGCGGCAAGAGGGAAGTGATGTACACGGCCTTCAAAGCATTGGGGACATCAGTGGATTACGTCCAG GTGTGTGATTCAGACACCAAATTAGACCCTTTAGCCACAGTGGAACTGTGCAAGGTGTTGGAGAGCAATGAAAAATATGGAGCAGTTGGGGGTGATGTGATGATCCTCAATTTGAAAGACTCCTACATTAGCTTCATGAGCAGTCTCAGATACTGGATTGCCTTTAATGTTGAGAGATCCTGCCAGTCTTTCTTCAACTGTGTGTCCTGCATCAGCGGTCCACTAG GTCTCTATCGAAATGACCTCCTTCAGAAGTTTCTGGAGTCCTGGTACAACCAGAAGTTCCTGGGCTCACATTGTACCTTTGGGGATGATCGACACCTCACAAATCGTATGCTGAGCCTGGGCTATGCCACAAA GTACACGGCTCGATCCAAGTGTTACACAGAGACTCCAGCCCAATTTTTGCGATGGCTGAACCAGCAGACCAGATGGACCAAGTCTTACTTCCGTGAGTGGCTGTTTAATGCAATGTGGTGGCATAAACACAACCTATGGATGACCTATGAATCTATTGTGGCTGGAGTCTTTCCATTCTTTGTCACTGGGACTGTTATTAAGCTGTTTTGGACTGGGACCATTTGGAACATCGTCTGGGTCCTCTGCTGCATTCAGATCATTGGCCTAGTCAAAGCTGTCTATGCCTGTTTCCTCCGGAGGAGTGTAGTTATGATCTTCATGTCATTGTACTCTGTGCTGTACATGACCAGCCTTCTCCCTACTAAGTATTTTGCCATCCTCACTATGACCAAGAGCACCTGGGGCACCTCTGGCAGACGTAAGATAGTGGGCAATTATATCCCACTTATTCCTCTTTCATTGTGGGCGGTCATTTTGTTGAGCGGGCTCGGGTACAGCATATACCACGAGACCACCCGGAACTGGAAATCAGAGAAGAAGCAAATGGAGATCAAGTTCTTGATTTATGGATCTGCTGCCTATATCTGTTACTGGATCTTCatgatatttttgtattttgcctGGATCCGAAAATTATTTCGAAGACGGTCACAGAGTTACAATGTAAGTGTTTAG
- the LOC111845788 gene encoding guanylate-binding protein 1-like isoform X5 — translation MESPMCLIENAGTLRVVPEAMSYLMGVSQPVVVVAIVGLYRTGKSYLMNKLAGKQKGFALGATIQSKTKGIWMWCVPHPDKKDHTLVLLDTEGLGDVEKGDQKNDAWIFALSILLSSTLVYNSRGTIDNQAVENLQYVTELTERIKVKSPASASSAEDDDDEADAQFVQFFPSFVWAVRDFTLLLEIDGKKVNDAEYLEHALALKKGRDRKTVDYNLPRECIRNYFPARRCFVFETPAAPDKMAHLESMEESQLSSSFKAVSLMFCNYIYQESPVKRVKGGLPVTGRMLGHLAKTYVETIASGGVPCLENAVVALAQIENEAAVREGLQVYRNGMKEVTVPVGIEEMSQHHRHWDSQAIKAFSSRSFKDEKGEYMKKLLEAINEAYADLLTENEEASEELCRQLLSQLSQPMATKLENGSYAKPGGYELYCVDRQALLDEYNRKPNKGVKAEEVLENFLKEKSAESTSVMQADKQLTEKEKKIHGGVHSTNLVPEQRRAERGKRESCTSGSADKS, via the exons ATGGAGTCCCCAATGTGTTTGATCGAAAACGCCGGGACCTTGCGAGTCGTCCCAGAAGCAATGTCTTATCTTATGGGGGTCAGTCAGCCCGTCGTGGTTGTGGCCATAGTGGGATTGTACCGTACTGGCAAGTCCTACCTGATGAACAAACTGGCAGGAAAGCAGAAAG GATTTGCCCTGGGAGCCACCATACAATCCAAAACTAAGGGCATCTGGATGTGGTGTGTACCTCACCCCGATAAAAAGGACCACACTCTGGTGCTCCTTGACACTGAGGGGCTGGGCGACGTGGAGAAG GGAGACCAAAAGAATGATGCCTGGATCTTCGCTCTATCCATTCTTTTGAGCAGCACTCTGGTCTACAACAGCAGAGGAACCATAGACAACCAAGCAGTGGAAAACTTACA ATATGTCACAGAGCTGACAGAGCGGATCAAGGTGAAATCGCCCGCCAGTGCTTCATCTGCTGAGGATGATGACGATGAGGCAGATGCCCAGTTTGTGCAGTTCTTCCCCAGTTTTGTATGGGCTGTGCGGGATTTCACTTTGTTGCTGGAAATTGATGGAAAGAAAGTAAATGATGCAGAGTATCTGGAACATGCTCTTGCCCTTAAAAAAG GAAGGGACAGAAAGACAGTTGACTACAACCTCCCTCGAGAGTGCATTCGGAATTATTTCCCAGCAAGGAGATGCTTTGTGTTTGAAACGCCGGCTGCTCCAGATAAAATGGCCCACCTTGAGTCCATGGAAGAAAGTCAGCTCAGTTCATCATTTAAAGCTGTTTCTCTTATGTTCTGCAACTACATCTACCAGGAAAGTCCAGTAAAAAGAGTGAAAGGTGGACTTCCAGTCACAGGAAGGA TGCTTGGCCACTTGGCAAAGACCTATGTGGAGACCATTGCTAGTGGTGGTGTTCCCTGTCTGGAGAATGCTGTGGTGGCCCTGGCCCAGATTGAAAACGAGGCAGCTGTTCGGGAAGGATTGCAGGTGTACAGAAATGGCATGAAGGAGGTCACCGTCCCAGTAGGCATTGAAGAGATGTCCCAGCACCACAGACACTGGGATTCCCAGGCCATCAAAGCATTCTCAAGCCGATCCTTTAAGGATGAGAAGGGAGAATACATGAAAAAACTACTG GAAGCCATCAATGAAGCTTATGCTGATCTTCTTACTGAAAACGAGGAAGCCTCAGAAGAACTTTGCAGACAGCTGCTTTCACAGCTTTCTCAGCCAATGGCCACGAAACTGGAGAACGGGTCCTATGCTAAACCTGGTGGGTATGAGCTTTATTGTGTGGACCGCCAAGCCTTACTGGATGAATACAACAGAAAGCCCAACAAAGGAGTCAAG GCAGAAGAAGTCCTGGAGAACTTTCTAAAGGAAAAGAGTGCAGAATCTACCTCAGTCATGCAGGCTGATAAACAACTCACTGAGAAGGAGAAGAAAATCCATG ggggagttcattccaccaacttggtgccagagcagagaagagccgagag aggaaagagagagagctgcACTTCTGGCTCAGCAGACAAAAGCTGA